Below is a genomic region from Triticum dicoccoides isolate Atlit2015 ecotype Zavitan chromosome 5A, WEW_v2.0, whole genome shotgun sequence.
GGATGGGTCCACCAGTTGATTGCAATTCCATAAAACTGATAAAAGTATCAAGTTGCACAATGAATTGTGCAGTTCAGTGATTGAGAACGACCAGCTTAACCTGAAGAAGCCCAGCATGTCAAACAACACAAAAAACCATAGGTAGCCTGCAACATGTGGATATATTTTGTTGAAACAGACTTTTCTGATTGAAACTAAGTAGCACAGACGGTACAAAGCTCCCTTCAAGATGTGGTCTAAGACTGCTCACCGTTTCCAATCAGATGGACACCATCTGATATACTGATAGCAACCCAGGGTAACAGTGCACAGTACATCGTTTGATGTCTTTGTCAGTCAAGACTTCAACTCTCCATATGTGGCATGTGTACTCATCAAACTTAGCTAAGCGGTTGGCAACATCCATCAACCTTCGTCAAGACTCAGTTTCACACCTAGAACAGGAAAATGCGGAGAGAAAATTCTTGGGAGGGGGCATTTTTGTGCAAAGAAAACTGTAAATAGAAGCCTAAAATTCACGTAACAATATACTGCTGTGTAAAATTTATGATACCGTTGTGTACAGATGATTGGGAAGAAATGTGCAGTGATTGATTTGAGAAGAACTGTGCAGTGATGGTTTGGATGAAATATTTCGCTTCTAACAAACCAAGACGGAGCAGCTGTGTGGAAAGAAGACGAACTTACATTGAACTATGGGGGATAGAGAAACGTGGGCCTGTTTATCAGGTTTGCAATCCTGCTCAGTGAATTGGCCCACGAGTGATACAATCTTCCACGGCCCACCATGACTGCATTCTACAACGCGTCAACGGTATCCTCAAGGAATTCTATCTCAACTATGGTGGGGACTGTATGTAGAACTGCCAAAGTGTAAAGTAGCAGAACCTACCTGCACAAGGAATGTAGTACAAATGATTCcttaggaaaaaaatcctataggattcaatcctACGAATAAAACAACCAATATAGGAAAAGTgctaaggattctaatcctccaaaaatcctatgcAATTCCTTTGAATGAAAGGAGCACCGGGGAGGTGTCCCTAAACTGGCCACTATGATCTGGACAAGAAAAGGTGGGACAGGAACAGAGGAATAGCAGTGACTAGTCCTGATGATCTACCACAAACAAATGTCAAGCATAGAACTACAGAATGATCATAGATAGCATCGGTTGGATCTTTGCACGGACAGTGTCCTTATACTAACTTGATAGATGAAAGATCACTGACAAACACCATGTGTTGACATCTCGGCACACTCATCAAATATCTATGAGTCTGTCTGGTTCAAGATAAAACCATGATTTTCTGACAACACGCTAAGGATTTCTATCAACAGTATGCGAGCACATGAATGAATCAAATCACTGTAACAATATCGCAAATCAGCCAACAGGGCCTCTGAGTCACACAAATTGCAAGTTAGATGTCTCATAAAGTACCCTATGACACTTGTTCTTTCAGAGTTCAGACTAATTACATGTTCAGAACATTTGGGCAGAAAAATGACAGTTCATCCATAGCCCTGTGAACGACATGATAAATTGGCCCTCTGTAACAGAAGTCCTGTTCAAAATTGCTTGCTCTCATTGTAAGAATGGTATGAAACTTTGTAAGAATGATTTCAAGTAGCTAAGCTAAAAATTGTTTACAAACATCAATTCTGTCAGGTAAAGAATGGCAACATAGAGTAGAGTAACGCGTGTTTGTTTGCACACTAAAAACTTGACACAACTTTATTGATACAGAAACAAATACAACATTATCCTACAATAAAGCTGCATGCTTATGCAAGTACAGATACAAACATCCATTCTATCAGGTAGAGAAACCAGTAAGCAAGTGTACCTTGCCCCTTGTATGTCAGAATCAGGTTGACATCTGAATCTGCTGGATTATCCTTTGCTAATGGGGCAGTTGGAGAGTGGAACAAACTCTCCTCTATCACTAAAAACATGATCGCCAAGCAACTCAGATGTTGCAGATTACATTGTTTGTCAGGCTGCTATTTGTAATTTGGTGAAAATATCAGGTGGACAACATGGCATGCACCACCATCCTCAACCAGTCAACCTCCTTTATTTAGAGAGAACAGGCCTCAGGTTTCCCATCTTGGGAATGAAAGAATCATCAGCATGGGGCGAGCATGGCATCAAAGCTTCTCTGTTAACCGAATCATGAAAGAACTGACAGCAACAACATCAAGAACAATCCATGATGACTCAAACATGTCATGGAAATAATCAGCACCAATCTCCTCTGCCGCTGACCTAAATGCGTTACCGAACGCGTTCCCCTGAACTGCCCCGAGCCTTGGCTTCCCACATACACCAATGACCAACACCTTCTCAGGCTCCCTTGCTAGGCAGGCACAGATTAGCGGCTTCATCCTTGCACCCCTCTCCTTCAGTGCATCCATCAGAAAGAAACAGAACTTGGTAAGTGCCTGCGGGTGGCACAGCTTAGCAGTGTCCACTGGATCATCAAGCTTCACCCACCGGAACTTCTTTGCACTCCGTATGAATCCACTCTTGGTGATGGCTGAGCTTCCCTGCCTCAGTATCGCCATCTGTATCTCAATTGCAGATTGCATTCCTTTTCGCAGCTGATCCACATTGCTCAACGACAACGCAGAGTATGCAACCCAAAATTGCTCAGCAGCACAACACTCCTTTGAGTCCTTGGACTCAGCATTCAGGGATTCAAGCAAAGCTGTGACGCCATACACAACATCCGCAGCAGATACCTTGGATCTGTAACCGTGAACCCTCAGGAAGCTCCGGTAGTAGAACTCAGTGAGCCCATACTCAGGCAGGAACCGATCAAATTCATCACGCATCTTGCGCTTGACCTCCATGCTCATGTACTGGAACCTCTTCTGGCAGTCGGCGAGCGGGAACCCCATCCTCGCCAGGAGCAGCTTCAGCTTCTTCAGCCCGTTGTCACTCCAGGTCTTGAGCTTGGTGGCGACATATGAGGAGCAGAGCATGGAGTCGAACAAACTCCACTCCCGCAGCAGCATCAGCCTTGGCTCGTCCTCATAGGCGATGCGGGAGGCCTCCGGCGCCCGGATCTTGGTTCCATCCTTCAGCGTGACCACCGACCCGAGGCCGGACGGGTCGAGGTTGCCGGATCCGTTGATGTGCTGCTCGAGCTCCATGACGGCGGCCTGGTAGCGCTCGTTGGTGATGCGCTCGTGGACGAACTGGTCGGTGAGGGAGACGCAGGCGAGCCAGAGGAGCTCGTTGGTGTTCCTGCGGAGCGTGTGGGCGAGCTCGTACATGAGGCACCCCGACGGCTTCCCGTGGAAGGTGCCGAGGCGGTAGTACTCCCTCCGCAGCTTGCCGAACAGCCTCTCTGGGTCGCCGTCCGCCTCCCCGTCGTCCGAGAgccgccgcctcttcctcctccctccctcgGCATCGGAATCGGAGTCGGAGGCGTCAGAGTCCTCGTCCTCCTCCGAAACACGGAGGTGCTCGTCGGCGTCCCCGTCGGCGGTGAGGTCGGAGGCGTTGGCGAGGGAGGAAACGTCGAAATCATAGGAGAGATCGGCGGTGTGCTCGTCGTCGGTGGTGAAGAGCACGACGACGCGGTCGTTGGCCGCGGCGAGGTTGTGGAGGTGGACGGGGCGGTGGGAGTCGACGACGAACACGGTGGAGGCGGGGGGCAGGATGCCGCGGAGGTCGCGGTGCGCGCCCCAGTTGATGAGTAGCAGGCAGAGCGGCTGTGACGCGGAGAAGGAGGcgaggagggtggcggcggcggcggcggaggcgacgggGTAGATGGAGAAGCGGATGGAGTCGGCGGAGAGGACGTGCGCGAGCGCCTTGAGCGCGCAGAGGGAGTCGGCGTCGGCGGCGGAAGGGAGGATCAGGagcggggaggaggcggccgccgcggccgcggcggcggcggcgcggaggcgggcGTAGAAGGAGTCGGCGCGGAGCTCCCGCACCATTGGCGCATCAACGGGGGAGATCGAGATCGAGAATTTTCGGTGGAGAAGGGGCGGGGGAGAGGAATGCTGGAGATCTGGGAATGGAGTTTGGATTGGGGGCGCTTTGTGGGAGCGGCGAGCGCGGGATGATTTCGGAATTTTGGTTTTGGGAGGGAACGGCTCGCGTCTTTCGGTTTTCGAACTCCAAATTTTCGGCTTTTGGGGATAGGAATCGCGTTCCGGCTCGTCACTGGAGCAGGGTCGCTTGTGCCGCCCCGATGTTTCATTTGATGACACGCGGGACCACATTCCGGTGGGGCGGGCTTGTCATAGGGGAGAAACATTCCGGTGGGTTGTTCACTGATGCGTAATAGTCACTACTGCTGGTAGATAGCTGGGCTGGCTCTGACCTAATTGCGAGGCCGCATGGGCTCAGGTCCAGCATCTATCTGTTCGACTTTTATGGGCTCGGGTCTAGCGTATGATTGTGAGACCGCATATACCCCAAAANNNNNNNNNNNNNNNNNNNNNNNNNNNNNNNNNNNNNNNNNNNNNNNNNNNNNNNNNNNNNNNNNNNNNNNNNNNNNNNNNNNNNNNNNNNNNNNNNNNNNNNNNNNNNNNNNNNNNNNNNNNNNNNNNNNNNNNNNNNNNNNNNNNNNNNNNNNNNNNNNNNNNNNNNNNNNNNNNNNNNNNNNNNNNNNNNNNNNNNNNNNNNNNNNNNNNNNNNNNNNNNNNNNNNNNNNNNNNNNNNNNNNNNNNNNNNNNNNNNNNNNNNNNNNNNNNNNNNNNNNNNNNNNNNNNNNNNNNNNNNNNNNNNNNNNNNNNNNNNNNNNNNNNNNNNNNNNNNNNNNNNNNNNNNNNNNNNNNNNNNNNNNNNNNNNNNNNNNNNNNNNNNNNNNNNNNNNNNNNNNNNNNNNNNNNNNNNNNNNNNNNNNNNNNNNNNNNNNNNNNNNNNNNNNNNNNNNNNNNNNNNNNNNNNNNNNNNNNNNNNNNNNNNNNNNNNNNNNNNNNNNNNNNNNNNNNNNNNNNNNNNNNNNNNNNNNNNNNNNNNNNNNNNNNNNNNNNNNNNNNNNNNNNNNNNNNNNNNNNNNNNNNNNNNNNNNNNNNNNNNNNNNNNNNNNNNNNNNNNNNNNNNNNNNNNNNNNNNNNNNNNNNNNNNNNNNNNNNNNNNNNNNNNNNNNNNNNNNNNNNNNNNNNNNNNNNNNNNNNNNNNNNNNNNNNNNNNNNNNNNNNNNNNNNNNNNNNNNNNNNNNNNNNNNNNNNNNNNNNNNNGAAAATGCTATTGTCCGCCGCCTCCTATGTCCAACATGTGTCCTTGTCCTCTTATCCTTTCCTTACGTATTCTCCATCTCCTTACGCCCGCTCGCAGCCATGGCTGCTGCTCGAGCACGCACGCCCGAGCTCTGCTCCAGTCACCATCAGCCTTGTTGCGCCGCTCTAGACTCCGCTCTCGCCCTCCGTCGTTGCTCCAATCAGGATGCTTTTTTATACTTTTCGCAACAACGGCTTTGTTGCAAAAGTCCTCCCGCAACAATGACTTTGTTGCATAAATTTCTTGATTCACACAGCAAACGTCATCATCTTTTCGGTGAAAAAAATTCTGCAACATTATTCATGTTGCAAAAATCCTCCCACAACAACATTTATGTTGCAAAAAAAGGTGAAGACAGAAAAAATCCGCAACACCACCATCTTTGCAAAAGTCCTCCCGCAACATCATCTATGTTGCAAAAAACGTTGAAGGCAAAATTAAATAATTCTGGCGAAAACAACACTTCGGTGGTTTTGCAACAAAGTAATTGTTGCAGAGCCATTATTAATGTTTCAGGAAATGTGGAGGCTCATGTGCAACTAAAATTTGGGAGGCTCATTGCTCTGTTTTTCACACAGGTGTTCATGTTTCAGAGTGGTCCTGAGCTAGTGTTTCAAAAACAGGAACTCACCGAAGTTTGTTGATGGGATCTGCTCGATGGAGCTTCAGGAAACACCACCGGAGCACTTGTGAACCAAGTGGAAGATCCAGCTCGCAgcggaagcccccccccccccggcgacGCTTGGAGCTGAGAAAGGGTCGCACCCGTTCTCCAAGCAGGGGTCCTCGGTGAGCTAGATTGGCGTCCGATCCTACCATTTGGCGCGCGATGTGGTGCACCATGGAGGTCCCCCATGCCGGCGGCAGCTGATTTTGCGGTGGTTGGGGGCGACGCCACGCTGGGCGCAGGTCTGTCGGGGCCAGGACAAAGCGCTTGTTTTTGCAACACGCCCATTGTTTTGAGAATTAATGAGTGGGGAGGCGACCGAGCCGCGTGCCGGGAGATCGATCGGACAGCTGCGCATGCGTAGATTGAACGACCATTGAGGTGGCGGACGTATCACGCGGATCGGTCGGTGGATGCGTAGCAAGGACCATGCGGCCGAATTTTCAAAGGGGCATGCTAGGTGTCTGTTGCCGAAAGTCGTTTGATTCATTGATGGAGTCGTCTGGATCATTCCTCTTTTTTACTGCAACAAGGCTCTTGTTGCATGTATGTATgcaacaagatctttgttgcaaatcttcctcttttttaattttttgtaATAAGGCCCATGTTGCACATTCTttttttcaattttctgcaacaagactTTTGTTGCAAAAATTACAATAGCATCTTCACCGTATATACCCCATGTAATATCTCAAAATAATAATATACCCCCTGTAAAAAGATTGTGAGACCGTAGGGACCATGCGGGCGAATTTTCAAAGAGGCATGCTATAGTCCGTCGGTCAATCTTTTTATAAAATCCGCCGCCTAACAAGCCGTTTATGAGGGAGTTGTCTATATCGTTCCTCCCTTTTATTGCAACAAGACGTTTGTTGCATGTAATTCTGCAACAAGATCTTTGTTGAATGTATTTTTgcaacaagatctttgttgcaaAACATCCTCTTTTTATTTTTCTGCAACAAGGCTCATGTTGCACAGTATTttctttaattttctgcaacaagactTTTGTTGCAAAAATTGCAGTAGCATCTTGACCGCatctaattttttttgcaaaaactctgtGTTGCGAAAATTGCAACAGCATCTCCGGCCGCTCGCGCACTTGCACAATCCTTCATTGCCACTGTTTTGCAACAACACCATTGTTGCGGAGATAATATGAGAGACGGCCGTGGTCCAGTAGGCCACATGTCGAGTGAATGAGGCGGCGGACGCCCCATGCTAGATTGGTCGGCTGATCAGAATCATTTCCCATTTTCAAACCTATGAACTTTTTCTCGgatttcatgaactttttaaaaattacAAACTTTTTTAAAGTCTTTTGTGAACGAGTttacaaattcatgaactttttcatttttttgaacttttcccaaATTATGAACTTTTCCAAGTCTCGAAATTTCCTCAAATTTGCAAACTTTTTCCGAATTTTATGAACCTTTTCCAAAattgttgaacttttttcaaaaaattGAACTTTAAAAAAATTGTGAAACTTTTTCCATGGATGTGACGAGTTACTTGTGGTCTAACCttttagggcatcttcaacgcgGACCCGCAAATCTGCTCCTGCATCTATCCATGGATAGGGGGGATAGTCCACGAACATGGGTGCAGGAGCCGACCATCAAATGTTATTATTATATATAGGGTAATTTGAAATCCAAATAAAGTCTGGTCCATAGCGCGTACAGGATCACACCAGCTTCGTATCACATGCCCGATCACAACCAAAAAGTGGCAAGTATGCTTAGTTTTCACATGCCCGGTCACAAAATAATACCGGTCTGGCAATCTAAGCCTCCACGATCAAGGTGTCGGCATCGCCGCGTAGACagcctctgcctccttctccgccgccTCTAACTCATCTTTCTGTCGCTACAACATCTTGTAGCGGACGGCTTGCACGATCATTCTTGCGTCGGCATCCAAAGACTCCAAATTCAAGGACAACATCTTGGTGTCATCCGCATCGGCTGCGATTTCACCTTCTTTTCTTTGAGCATCGTCTTCTTCTCCTCGAGCATGGTCTTCTTCTCTTCGGTCATGGCCCTCTTCCCTTCGAGTGCTAGCTTCTTCTCGGTCGCCTCCATCAACAATTTGAACATCTTttgtcggaaatatgccctagaggcaataataaattggttattagcatatttccttgttcatgataaatgttcattattcatgctggaattgtattgaccagaaacttaaattcatgtgtggatacataaacaacatcacgtcctagtaagcctctactagactagctcgttgatcaaagatggttaggtttcctaaccacaaacatgagttgtcatttgataacaagatcacatcattaggagaatgacgtgatggacaaacccaaccgtaagcttagcatttgatcgtgtcACTAAGTTCACTTtgtcatacgtccattttgcatcatgtttttctactatTATTTATGATATTTTTTATCAATATAATACTTTGTGGTGCAATTCGGatgtcttttctctcttaatttgcaagattcctgcgggcaactggaattctggacctgaaaaacctacatcagagatacctattatgcacaactcaaaACGAGCTGATATTTttacaaagaattattttggaatgtatAAAAAGTACTGGAGAAAAGAAATACCATAGGAGGCCCAccaggtgcccacgaggcaccagggcactcccacccccctgggcgcgccctggtggtgaGTGGGGCCCCTGGCCATCCTCCgtggcccatcttctgctatatgaagccacTTTCCCTGGAAAAAATAAGGGTAGGACTTTCGGCACGAAGCGCCGCCgtttcgaggcggaacctgggcaggagcacttttgctctccggcggagcaattccgccgaggatacttccctccgggagggggaaatcaaagccatcgacatcaccaacacccctctcatcatgggaggaccaatcttcatcaacatcttcaccgacaccatctcatctcaaaccctagctcaTATCTTGTATTCAAtcgttgtctcaaaacctcagattggtacatgtgggttgctagtagtgttgattacatctcgtagttgatgctatttggtttatttggtggaagattatatgttcagatccttgatgctattcaatactgctacctcttgagcactgcgttggatttccccgaagaggaagggatgatgcagcaaagtagcgtaagtatttccctcagtttttgagaaccaaggtatcaatctagtaggaggctatgctcgagtccctcgtacctacacaaaaacaatagctcaacgcaaccaacgtgcttaggggttgtcaatcccttcacggtcacttacgaaagtgagatctgatagagatgataaataatatttttggtatttttggtataaagatgcaaagtaaataaagtaaaagcaaagtaaaagcaaagcaataataaagtgacggagattgatatgatgagaaagagacccgggggccataggtttcactagtggcttctctcaagagcataagtattctacggtgggtgaacaaattactattgagcaattgacagaattgagcatagttatgagaatatctaggtatgatcatgtatataggcatcacgtccgagacaagtagaccgaaagattctgcatctactactattactccactcatcgaccgctatccatcatgcttctagagtattaagttaaaaacaaagtaacgccttaagcaagatgacatgatgtagagggatagtttcatgcaatatgataaaaaacatcttgttatcctcgatggcaacgatacaatacgtgccttgctg
It encodes:
- the LOC119300902 gene encoding cell division control protein 45 homolog — its product is MVRELRADSFYARLRAAAAAAAAAASSPLLILPSAADADSLCALKALAHVLSADSIRFSIYPVASAAAAATLLASFSASQPLCLLLINWGAHRDLRGILPPASTVFVVDSHRPVHLHNLAAANDRVVVLFTTDDEHTADLSYDFDVSSLANASDLTADGDADEHLRVSEEDEDSDASDSDSDAEGGRRKRRRLSDDGEADGDPERLFGKLRREYYRLGTFHGKPSGCLMYELAHTLRRNTNELLWLACVSLTDQFVHERITNERYQAAVMELEQHINGSGNLDPSGLGSVVTLKDGTKIRAPEASRIAYEDEPRLMLLREWSLFDSMLCSSYVATKLKTWSDNGLKKLKLLLARMGFPLADCQKRFQYMSMEVKRKMRDEFDRFLPEYGLTEFYYRSFLRVHGYRSKVSAADVVYGVTALLESLNAESKDSKECCAAEQFWVAYSALSLSNVDQLRKGMQSAIEIQMAILRQGSSAITKSGFIRSAKKFRWVKLDDPVDTAKLCHPQALTKFCFFLMDALKERGARMKPLICACLAREPEKVLVIGVCGKPRLGAVQGNAFGNAFRSAAEEIGADYFHDMFESSWIVLDVVAVSSFMIRLTEKL